Proteins encoded within one genomic window of Tamandua tetradactyla isolate mTamTet1 chromosome 11, mTamTet1.pri, whole genome shotgun sequence:
- the MAP2K7 gene encoding dual specificity mitogen-activated protein kinase kinase 7 isoform X2, with protein MAASSLEQKLSRLEAKLKQENREARRRIDLNLDISPQRPRPTLQLPLANDGGSRSPSSESSPQHPTPPARPRHMLGLPSPLFIPRSMESIEIDQKLQEIMKQTGYLTIGGQRYQAEINDLENLGEMGSGTCGQVWKMRFRKTGHIIAVKQMRRSGNKEENKRILMDLDVVLKSHDCPYIVQCFGTFITNTDVFIAMELMGTCAEKLKKRMQGPIPERILGKMTVAIVKALYYLKEKHGVIHRDVKPSNILLDERGQIKLCDFGISGRLVDSKAKTRSAGCAAYMAPERIDPPDPTKPDYDIRADVWSLGISLVELATGQFPYKNCKTDFEVLTKVLQEEPPLLPGHMGFSGDFQSFVKDCLTKDHRKRPKYNKLLEHSFIKRYETLEVDVASWFKDVMAKTESPRTSGILSQHHLPFFR; from the exons CCTTGCAGCTCCCGCTGGCCAACGATGGGGGCAGCCGCTCACCCTCTTCAGAGAGCTCCCCACAGCACCCTACGCCTCCCGCCCGGCCCCGCCATATGCTGGGTCTCCCGTCACCCTTGTTTATCCCACGCAGCATGGAGAG CATTGAGATTGACCAGAAGCTGCAGGAGATCATGAAGCAGACGGGCTACCTGACCATTGGGGGCCAG CGCTACCAGGCTGAAATCAATGACCTGGAGAACCTGGGCGAGATGGGCAGCGGCACCTGTGGCCAGGTGTGGAAGATGCGCTTCCGGAAGACTGGGCACATCATCGCGGTCAAG CAAATGCGGCGCTCGGGCAACAAGGAGGAGAACAAGCGGATCCTCATGGACCTCGACGTAGTGCTCAAGAGCCACGACTGCCCCTATATCGTGCAGTGCTTTGGCACCTTCATCACCAAC ACGGACGTCTTCATTGCCATGGAGCTTATGGGCACGTGCGCTGAGAAGCTCAAGAAGCGGATGCAGGGCCCCATCCCCGAGCGCATCCTGGGAAAGATGACGGTGGCG ATCGTGAAGGCACTCTACTACCTGAAGGAGAAGCATGGCGTGATCCACCGTGACGTCAAGCCCTCCAACATCCTGCTGGATGAACGGGGCCAGATCAAGCTCTGCGACTTCGGCATTAGCGGCCGCCTTGTGGACTCCAAAGCCAAAACGCGCAGCGCTGGCTGTGCCGCCTACATGGCG CCTGAACGCATTGACCCCCCGGACCCTACCAAGCCTGACTATGACATCCGGGCTGACGTGTGGAGCCTGGGCATCTCGTTG GTGGAGCTGGCAACGGGACAGTTTCCCTACAAGAACTGCAAGACGGACTTCGAGGTCCTCACCAAAGTCCTCCAGGAAGAGCCCCCCCTTCTGCCTGGTCACATGGGCTTCTCGGGGGACTTCCAGTCCTTTGTCAAAGACTG CCTTACTAAAGATCACAGGAAGAGACCAAAGTATAATAAGCTACTT GAACACAGCTTCATCAAGCGCTACGAGACGCTGGAGGTGGATGTGGCCTCCTGGTTCAAGGATGTCATGGCAAAGACGGAGTCGCCGCGGACTAGTGGAATCTTGAGCCAGCACCACCTGCCTTTCTTCAGGTAG
- the CTXN1 gene encoding cortexin-1, with amino-acid sequence MSATWTLSPEPLPPSTGPPGAAGLDAEQRTVFAFVLCLLVVLVLLMVRCVRILLDPYSRMPASSWTDHKEALERGQFDYALV; translated from the coding sequence ATGAGCGCGACGTGGACGCTGTCCCCGGAGCCACTGCCGCCCTCGACGGGGCCCCCGGGGGCCGCGGGCCTGGACGCGGAGCAGCGCACGGTGTTCGCCTTCGTGCTCTGCCTGCTGGTGGTGCTGGTGCTGCTGATGGTGCGCTGCGTGCGTATCCTGCTCGACCCCTACAGCCGCATGCCCGCCTCGTCCTGGACCGATCACAAGGAGGCGCTTGAGCGTGGGCAGTTCGACTACGCGCTGGTCTGA
- the SNAPC2 gene encoding snRNA-activating protein complex subunit 2 isoform X1, which yields MKPPQRRRAAPARYLGDATGPAAWSAREKRQLLRLLQARRGQPEPNAVELGRELPGRSEAEIRDFLQQLKGRVAREAIQRVRPGGPRGPRCREAQTPAPIEVRQVWIDLAEKITGPLEEAVTAAFSQVFTIAATEPISLLNSKPSKPTQARGKQLLLSTTREQMVQAPEAPDTSVVSGPTPQAPSASLAGPSTEGDLTVDFEKIYKYLSSFSRSSPGPELSAAESAVVLDLLLSLPQELTRLPCTKLVEHMTGAYLRLMAPQPSSADGNLESGAEAGETGSKGHEEPIQATSQAPDSAQPREPTSAWRAAGVCPLNPFLVPLELLSQVATPAEDTPSHP from the exons ATGAAGCCCCCGCAGCGGCGGCGAGCGGCCCCCGCGCGCTACCTGGGCGACGCGACCGGCCCGGCGGCCTGGAGCGCCCGCGAGAAGCGGCAGCTGCTACGGCTCCTGCAGGCGCGGCGGGGTCAACCGGAGCCGAACGCCGTCGAGCTGGGCCGGGAGCTGCCGGGCCGGAGCGAGGCCGAG aTTCGCGACTTCCTCCAGCAGCTCAAAGGCCGTGTGGCCCGGGAGGCCATTCAGAGGGTGCGTCCAGGTGGCCCACGGGGTCCAAGGTGCCGGGAAGCACAGACCCCAGCTCCCATTGAGGTGAGGCAG GTGTGGATAGATCTGGCTGAGAAGATAACAGGCCCATTGGAGGAAGCTGTGACAGCTGCTTTCTCACAG GTATTCACCATCGCGGCCACCGAACCGATCAGCCTCCTGAACTCCAAGCCCTCAAAACCCACACAGGCCCGTGGAAAGCAGCTACTCCTCAGCACCACCCGAGAGCAGATGGTGCAGGCCCCCGAGGCCCCTGACACCTCTGTGGTCTCTGGCCCCACCCCTCAGGCTCCTTCCGCctccctggctggcccctccacGGAGGGAGACCTCACTGTAGACTTTGAGAAGATCTACAAGTACCTATCGTCTTTTTCCCGCAGCAGCCCTGGACCTGAGCTCTCTGCAGCTG AGTCAGCTGTTGTCCTAGACCTGCTCCTGTCACTTCCCCAGGAGCTGACCCGCCTGCCCTGCACAAAGCTAGTGGAACACATGACTGGAGCATATCTCCGCCTGATGGCTCCCCAGCCCAGCTCAGCTGATGGGAACTTGGAGTCTGGGGCTGAGGCAGGTGAGACTGGCTCCAAGGGGCACGAAGAGCCCATCCAGGCTACCTCCCAGGCCCCTGACAGTGCCCAGCCCCGTGAACCAACATCAGCCTGGCGAGCAGCTGGGGTCTGCCCCCTGAACCCATTCCTGGTACCCTTGGAGCTTCTGAGCCAGGTGGCCACCCCTGCAGAGGACACACCCAGTCATCCCTGA
- the SNAPC2 gene encoding snRNA-activating protein complex subunit 2 isoform X2: MKPPQRRRAAPARYLGDATGPAAWSAREKRQLLRLLQARRGQPEPNAVELGRELPGRSEAEIRDFLQQLKGRVAREAIQRVRPGGPRGPRCREAQTPAPIEVWIDLAEKITGPLEEAVTAAFSQVFTIAATEPISLLNSKPSKPTQARGKQLLLSTTREQMVQAPEAPDTSVVSGPTPQAPSASLAGPSTEGDLTVDFEKIYKYLSSFSRSSPGPELSAAESAVVLDLLLSLPQELTRLPCTKLVEHMTGAYLRLMAPQPSSADGNLESGAEAGETGSKGHEEPIQATSQAPDSAQPREPTSAWRAAGVCPLNPFLVPLELLSQVATPAEDTPSHP, translated from the exons ATGAAGCCCCCGCAGCGGCGGCGAGCGGCCCCCGCGCGCTACCTGGGCGACGCGACCGGCCCGGCGGCCTGGAGCGCCCGCGAGAAGCGGCAGCTGCTACGGCTCCTGCAGGCGCGGCGGGGTCAACCGGAGCCGAACGCCGTCGAGCTGGGCCGGGAGCTGCCGGGCCGGAGCGAGGCCGAG aTTCGCGACTTCCTCCAGCAGCTCAAAGGCCGTGTGGCCCGGGAGGCCATTCAGAGGGTGCGTCCAGGTGGCCCACGGGGTCCAAGGTGCCGGGAAGCACAGACCCCAGCTCCCATTGAG GTGTGGATAGATCTGGCTGAGAAGATAACAGGCCCATTGGAGGAAGCTGTGACAGCTGCTTTCTCACAG GTATTCACCATCGCGGCCACCGAACCGATCAGCCTCCTGAACTCCAAGCCCTCAAAACCCACACAGGCCCGTGGAAAGCAGCTACTCCTCAGCACCACCCGAGAGCAGATGGTGCAGGCCCCCGAGGCCCCTGACACCTCTGTGGTCTCTGGCCCCACCCCTCAGGCTCCTTCCGCctccctggctggcccctccacGGAGGGAGACCTCACTGTAGACTTTGAGAAGATCTACAAGTACCTATCGTCTTTTTCCCGCAGCAGCCCTGGACCTGAGCTCTCTGCAGCTG AGTCAGCTGTTGTCCTAGACCTGCTCCTGTCACTTCCCCAGGAGCTGACCCGCCTGCCCTGCACAAAGCTAGTGGAACACATGACTGGAGCATATCTCCGCCTGATGGCTCCCCAGCCCAGCTCAGCTGATGGGAACTTGGAGTCTGGGGCTGAGGCAGGTGAGACTGGCTCCAAGGGGCACGAAGAGCCCATCCAGGCTACCTCCCAGGCCCCTGACAGTGCCCAGCCCCGTGAACCAACATCAGCCTGGCGAGCAGCTGGGGTCTGCCCCCTGAACCCATTCCTGGTACCCTTGGAGCTTCTGAGCCAGGTGGCCACCCCTGCAGAGGACACACCCAGTCATCCCTGA
- the SNAPC2 gene encoding snRNA-activating protein complex subunit 2 isoform X4, protein MKPPQRRRAAPARYLGDATGPAAWSAREKRQLLRLLQARRGQPEPNAVELGRELPGRSEAEIRDFLQQLKGRVAREAIQRVRPGGPRGPRCREAQTPAPIEVWIDLAEKITGPLEEAVTAAFSQAPSASLAGPSTEGDLTVDFEKIYKYLSSFSRSSPGPELSAAESAVVLDLLLSLPQELTRLPCTKLVEHMTGAYLRLMAPQPSSADGNLESGAEAGETGSKGHEEPIQATSQAPDSAQPREPTSAWRAAGVCPLNPFLVPLELLSQVATPAEDTPSHP, encoded by the exons ATGAAGCCCCCGCAGCGGCGGCGAGCGGCCCCCGCGCGCTACCTGGGCGACGCGACCGGCCCGGCGGCCTGGAGCGCCCGCGAGAAGCGGCAGCTGCTACGGCTCCTGCAGGCGCGGCGGGGTCAACCGGAGCCGAACGCCGTCGAGCTGGGCCGGGAGCTGCCGGGCCGGAGCGAGGCCGAG aTTCGCGACTTCCTCCAGCAGCTCAAAGGCCGTGTGGCCCGGGAGGCCATTCAGAGGGTGCGTCCAGGTGGCCCACGGGGTCCAAGGTGCCGGGAAGCACAGACCCCAGCTCCCATTGAG GTGTGGATAGATCTGGCTGAGAAGATAACAGGCCCATTGGAGGAAGCTGTGACAGCTGCTTTCTCACAG GCTCCTTCCGCctccctggctggcccctccacGGAGGGAGACCTCACTGTAGACTTTGAGAAGATCTACAAGTACCTATCGTCTTTTTCCCGCAGCAGCCCTGGACCTGAGCTCTCTGCAGCTG AGTCAGCTGTTGTCCTAGACCTGCTCCTGTCACTTCCCCAGGAGCTGACCCGCCTGCCCTGCACAAAGCTAGTGGAACACATGACTGGAGCATATCTCCGCCTGATGGCTCCCCAGCCCAGCTCAGCTGATGGGAACTTGGAGTCTGGGGCTGAGGCAGGTGAGACTGGCTCCAAGGGGCACGAAGAGCCCATCCAGGCTACCTCCCAGGCCCCTGACAGTGCCCAGCCCCGTGAACCAACATCAGCCTGGCGAGCAGCTGGGGTCTGCCCCCTGAACCCATTCCTGGTACCCTTGGAGCTTCTGAGCCAGGTGGCCACCCCTGCAGAGGACACACCCAGTCATCCCTGA
- the SNAPC2 gene encoding snRNA-activating protein complex subunit 2 isoform X3 — MKPPQRRRAAPARYLGDATGPAAWSAREKRQLLRLLQARRGQPEPNAVELGRELPGRSEAEIRDFLQQLKGRVAREAIQRVRPGGPRGPRCREAQTPAPIEVRQVWIDLAEKITGPLEEAVTAAFSQAPSASLAGPSTEGDLTVDFEKIYKYLSSFSRSSPGPELSAAESAVVLDLLLSLPQELTRLPCTKLVEHMTGAYLRLMAPQPSSADGNLESGAEAGETGSKGHEEPIQATSQAPDSAQPREPTSAWRAAGVCPLNPFLVPLELLSQVATPAEDTPSHP; from the exons ATGAAGCCCCCGCAGCGGCGGCGAGCGGCCCCCGCGCGCTACCTGGGCGACGCGACCGGCCCGGCGGCCTGGAGCGCCCGCGAGAAGCGGCAGCTGCTACGGCTCCTGCAGGCGCGGCGGGGTCAACCGGAGCCGAACGCCGTCGAGCTGGGCCGGGAGCTGCCGGGCCGGAGCGAGGCCGAG aTTCGCGACTTCCTCCAGCAGCTCAAAGGCCGTGTGGCCCGGGAGGCCATTCAGAGGGTGCGTCCAGGTGGCCCACGGGGTCCAAGGTGCCGGGAAGCACAGACCCCAGCTCCCATTGAGGTGAGGCAG GTGTGGATAGATCTGGCTGAGAAGATAACAGGCCCATTGGAGGAAGCTGTGACAGCTGCTTTCTCACAG GCTCCTTCCGCctccctggctggcccctccacGGAGGGAGACCTCACTGTAGACTTTGAGAAGATCTACAAGTACCTATCGTCTTTTTCCCGCAGCAGCCCTGGACCTGAGCTCTCTGCAGCTG AGTCAGCTGTTGTCCTAGACCTGCTCCTGTCACTTCCCCAGGAGCTGACCCGCCTGCCCTGCACAAAGCTAGTGGAACACATGACTGGAGCATATCTCCGCCTGATGGCTCCCCAGCCCAGCTCAGCTGATGGGAACTTGGAGTCTGGGGCTGAGGCAGGTGAGACTGGCTCCAAGGGGCACGAAGAGCCCATCCAGGCTACCTCCCAGGCCCCTGACAGTGCCCAGCCCCGTGAACCAACATCAGCCTGGCGAGCAGCTGGGGTCTGCCCCCTGAACCCATTCCTGGTACCCTTGGAGCTTCTGAGCCAGGTGGCCACCCCTGCAGAGGACACACCCAGTCATCCCTGA
- the TGFBR3L gene encoding transforming growth factor-beta receptor type 3-like protein produces MLGAVLLLLALLLGTTTLPSRLPAPPFSAASGPWLRRPLFNLELSDAENAFPRRAGPLEVPADSRVFVQAALARPSPRWGLAIHHCSVTPSSRPTPGPSLVLLRGGCPADASVAFLPPLPYPSATRPARFSFRLRPVFNASVQFLHCQLSRCRRLRGARHVPAPRKPPPPSPNSRCLLQDEACADARSGSGESLGADSHYLHTLTQPIVVTVPRPSPRPPKGVQDWAVRPEPPPPAPAALEPAPVVALVVAALVLGAALAAGLGLVCAHSAPALPGAPPRASPSCPQARRPQ; encoded by the exons ATGCTGGGGGCAGTACTGCTGCTGCTGGCCCTGCTCCTGGGGACCACCACCTTGCCCAGCAGGCTTCCGG CACCCCCGTTTTCCGCGGCGTCTGGACCCTGGCTGCGACGACCCCTCTTCAACCTGGAGCTGTCGGATGCAGAGAATGCCTTCCCGCGCCGTGCGGGGCCCCTCGAGGTTCCGGCGGACAGCCGCGTGTTCGTGCAA GCGGCCCTGGCCCGTCCTTCCCCGCGCTGGGGTCTGGCCATTCACCACTGCTCAGTGACCCCGTCCTCACGCCCAACCCCTGGCCCTTCCCTGGTGCTGCTGCGCGGGGGCTGCCCCGCCGACGCCTCGGTCGCCTTCCTGCCACCGCTGCCATACCCCAGTGCCACCCGTCCCGCACGCTTCAGCTTCCGCCTGCGCCCGGTCTTCAACGCCTCTGTGCAGTTCCTGCACTGCCAGCTGAGCCGTTGTCGCCGCCTCCGGGGAGCCCGCCATGTGCCTGCGCCGCGGAAGCCACCGCCACCATCGCCA AACTCTAGG TGTCTGCTTCAGGACGAGGCCTGTGCTGACGCCAGGAGTGGCAGTGGCGAGAGCCTGGGCGCTGACAGCCACTATCTGCACACGCTGACACAGCCCATCGTGGTCACAGTGCCCCGGCCGTCCCCAC GGCCGCCCAAAGGCGTCCAGGACTGGGCCGTGCGCCCTGAGCCGCCCCCGCCGGCCCCCGCCGCCCTGGAGCCCGCGCCGGTGGTGGCGCTAGTGGTGGCGGCCTTGGTGCTGGGCGCCGCGCTGGCCGCCGGGCTCGGCCTCGTCTGTGCGCACTCAG CGCCCGCGCTCCCCGGCGCACCCCCGAGAGCCTCGCCCAGCTGCCCCCAGGCCAGGAGGCCCCAGTGA
- the MAP2K7 gene encoding dual specificity mitogen-activated protein kinase kinase 7 isoform X3, with protein sequence MVQGGMGQGCQVLQPSRAALQLPLANDGGSRSPSSESSPQHPTPPARPRHMLGLPSPLFIPRSMESIEIDQKLQEIMKQTGYLTIGGQRYQAEINDLENLGEMGSGTCGQVWKMRFRKTGHIIAVKQMRRSGNKEENKRILMDLDVVLKSHDCPYIVQCFGTFITNTDVFIAMELMGTCAEKLKKRMQGPIPERILGKMTVAIVKALYYLKEKHGVIHRDVKPSNILLDERGQIKLCDFGISGRLVDSKAKTRSAGCAAYMAPERIDPPDPTKPDYDIRADVWSLGISLVELATGQFPYKNCKTDFEVLTKVLQEEPPLLPGHMGFSGDFQSFVKDCLTKDHRKRPKYNKLLEHSFIKRYETLEVDVASWFKDVMAKTESPRTSGILSQHHLPFFR encoded by the exons CCTTGCAGCTCCCGCTGGCCAACGATGGGGGCAGCCGCTCACCCTCTTCAGAGAGCTCCCCACAGCACCCTACGCCTCCCGCCCGGCCCCGCCATATGCTGGGTCTCCCGTCACCCTTGTTTATCCCACGCAGCATGGAGAG CATTGAGATTGACCAGAAGCTGCAGGAGATCATGAAGCAGACGGGCTACCTGACCATTGGGGGCCAG CGCTACCAGGCTGAAATCAATGACCTGGAGAACCTGGGCGAGATGGGCAGCGGCACCTGTGGCCAGGTGTGGAAGATGCGCTTCCGGAAGACTGGGCACATCATCGCGGTCAAG CAAATGCGGCGCTCGGGCAACAAGGAGGAGAACAAGCGGATCCTCATGGACCTCGACGTAGTGCTCAAGAGCCACGACTGCCCCTATATCGTGCAGTGCTTTGGCACCTTCATCACCAAC ACGGACGTCTTCATTGCCATGGAGCTTATGGGCACGTGCGCTGAGAAGCTCAAGAAGCGGATGCAGGGCCCCATCCCCGAGCGCATCCTGGGAAAGATGACGGTGGCG ATCGTGAAGGCACTCTACTACCTGAAGGAGAAGCATGGCGTGATCCACCGTGACGTCAAGCCCTCCAACATCCTGCTGGATGAACGGGGCCAGATCAAGCTCTGCGACTTCGGCATTAGCGGCCGCCTTGTGGACTCCAAAGCCAAAACGCGCAGCGCTGGCTGTGCCGCCTACATGGCG CCTGAACGCATTGACCCCCCGGACCCTACCAAGCCTGACTATGACATCCGGGCTGACGTGTGGAGCCTGGGCATCTCGTTG GTGGAGCTGGCAACGGGACAGTTTCCCTACAAGAACTGCAAGACGGACTTCGAGGTCCTCACCAAAGTCCTCCAGGAAGAGCCCCCCCTTCTGCCTGGTCACATGGGCTTCTCGGGGGACTTCCAGTCCTTTGTCAAAGACTG CCTTACTAAAGATCACAGGAAGAGACCAAAGTATAATAAGCTACTT GAACACAGCTTCATCAAGCGCTACGAGACGCTGGAGGTGGATGTGGCCTCCTGGTTCAAGGATGTCATGGCAAAGACGGAGTCGCCGCGGACTAGTGGAATCTTGAGCCAGCACCACCTGCCTTTCTTCAGGTAG